One Chitinophagales bacterium genomic window carries:
- the fumC gene encoding fumarate hydratase class II yields the protein MKTRKEKDSLGYVDVPADKYWGAQTERSRNNFRIGPEASMPVEVIRAFAIVKKAAAMANHKCGVLDKKKAELISRVCDEILSGKLDDQFPLVIWQTGSGTQTNMNVNEVIANRAHVLSGGKLTDEKKILHPNDDVNKSQSSNDTFPTAMHIAAYKLITENTIPAVEQLRKTLEKKSKAFRKVVKIGRTHFMDATPLTLGQEFSGYVSQLDHGLKAVKNALKHLAELALGGTAVGTGINAPKGYAALVAGEIAKLTGLPFVTAPNKFEALASNDACVETSAALKTLAVSMFKIANDIRMLASGPRCGIGEILIPANEPGSSIMPGKVNPTQCEALTMVCAQVMGNDVAITVGGLNGHFELNVFKPLIIANLLQSARLLGDAAKSFNDHCAIGIEPNYPVIKRHLENSLMLVTALNTKIGYDNAAKIAKKAHAEGKTLKQAAVELGLLTEKQFDEWVVPEKMVGEIP from the coding sequence ATGAAAACCAGAAAAGAAAAAGATTCTCTCGGCTATGTAGATGTGCCTGCTGATAAATACTGGGGTGCGCAGACGGAGCGTTCCCGCAACAATTTCAGAATCGGACCAGAAGCAAGCATGCCGGTAGAAGTTATCCGTGCTTTTGCCATAGTAAAAAAGGCAGCTGCCATGGCGAATCATAAATGTGGGGTACTGGATAAAAAGAAAGCAGAACTCATCAGCCGGGTGTGCGATGAAATACTTTCCGGCAAGCTGGATGATCAGTTTCCTCTGGTTATCTGGCAGACCGGCTCGGGTACGCAAACCAATATGAATGTCAATGAAGTGATTGCCAACCGTGCACACGTGCTCAGCGGGGGGAAACTGACAGACGAGAAAAAAATTCTGCATCCCAATGATGATGTAAATAAATCACAATCATCTAATGATACCTTTCCTACCGCTATGCATATTGCTGCATATAAACTGATTACTGAAAACACTATTCCAGCTGTGGAGCAGCTCAGAAAAACACTGGAAAAGAAATCCAAAGCCTTCAGGAAAGTGGTGAAGATAGGCAGAACACACTTCATGGATGCCACGCCACTCACGTTGGGACAGGAGTTTTCAGGCTATGTTTCCCAGCTTGACCATGGTCTGAAAGCGGTAAAAAATGCGCTGAAACACCTTGCTGAACTTGCCTTGGGCGGAACGGCCGTGGGCACCGGAATCAATGCCCCCAAAGGTTATGCCGCGTTGGTTGCCGGAGAAATTGCCAAGCTCACCGGCCTCCCTTTTGTAACCGCTCCCAACAAGTTTGAAGCTCTGGCTTCCAATGATGCCTGCGTGGAAACATCAGCAGCCCTGAAAACTCTGGCAGTAAGCATGTTTAAAATAGCCAATGATATCCGTATGCTGGCTTCCGGTCCGCGGTGTGGCATAGGGGAAATTCTCATTCCGGCTAATGAACCCGGCTCATCCATTATGCCGGGTAAAGTAAACCCCACACAATGCGAAGCCCTTACTATGGTATGCGCGCAGGTGATGGGCAATGATGTTGCCATAACCGTTGGCGGACTAAACGGCCATTTTGAACTCAATGTGTTCAAGCCTTTAATAATCGCCAATCTTCTGCAGTCCGCAAGGCTCCTGGGGGATGCAGCTAAATCATTTAACGACCACTGTGCTATAGGTATTGAGCCCAACTATCCGGTAATAAAACGACACCTGGAAAATTCGCTGATGCTCGTCACCGCATTGAATACAAAAATTGGCTACGACAATGCCGCAAAAATTGCCAAAAAAGCGCATGCCGAAGGCAAAACGCTCAAACAAGCTGCTGTGGAGCTGGGGCTGCTCACCGAAAAACAATTTGACGAATGGGTGGTGCCCGAAAAAATGGTGGGTGAAATTCCTTGA
- the murF gene encoding UDP-N-acetylmuramoyl-tripeptide--D-alanyl-D-alanine ligase, which yields MTAAIEQLYRLFRDASGVSTDSRTIQPGALFFALKGPHYNGNAYASEAISKGALAAVIDEPQYQKDAERFFLVENTLEALQRLAAFHRRKMQIPLIAVAGSNGKTTTKELIASVLQTTFCTLATSGNLNNEIGVPLTLLKITPSTQIAVIEMGARQRGDIRLLCEIAGPTHGLITNTGKDHLETFKTVENTLKTNAELYEHLATVKGTGFINIADQDLMAASRILENSVTYGGSPQATYAGEILSSYPYLVFRYYSEQKETITVTTRITGKYNFENAMAAVAVGKHFSVSDAHIQEALQKYVPANNRSQLITLNSNTIILDAYNANPTSMQQALENFASIPSENKVAILGDMLELGEASYDEHLAMVKLIRSLGLQKVILVGEEFGKVKDHIQALHFKTSSEAAEWMKKQRFAHTTFLLKGSRRIGLEKILEYQTGG from the coding sequence ATGACAGCCGCCATTGAGCAGCTTTACAGGCTTTTTCGTGATGCCAGCGGAGTATCCACCGATTCGCGGACAATACAACCGGGTGCGTTGTTTTTTGCCTTAAAAGGGCCTCATTACAACGGCAATGCATATGCCTCCGAAGCAATCAGCAAGGGGGCTTTGGCTGCGGTGATTGATGAGCCACAATATCAAAAAGATGCGGAAAGATTCTTTCTTGTGGAAAATACCCTGGAGGCGTTGCAGCGTCTGGCCGCTTTTCACCGCAGAAAAATGCAAATTCCACTGATAGCTGTTGCCGGAAGTAACGGTAAAACCACCACCAAAGAGCTAATAGCATCTGTGTTGCAAACTACCTTTTGCACCTTAGCTACCTCCGGCAACCTGAATAATGAAATTGGAGTGCCGCTCACTCTTTTGAAGATTACCCCTTCCACGCAAATAGCTGTGATTGAAATGGGCGCACGTCAGCGCGGAGATATCCGGCTGCTATGTGAAATTGCCGGCCCTACCCATGGACTGATTACCAACACCGGCAAAGACCACCTGGAAACGTTTAAAACGGTTGAAAACACCCTTAAGACCAATGCCGAGCTCTATGAGCATCTGGCGACAGTGAAAGGAACTGGTTTTATAAACATAGCCGACCAAGACCTCATGGCAGCCTCCCGCATACTTGAAAATAGCGTTACTTATGGCGGTTCGCCTCAGGCAACCTATGCGGGCGAAATACTTTCGTCCTATCCCTATCTGGTTTTTCGCTATTATTCGGAACAAAAAGAAACCATCACGGTCACCACTCGCATTACCGGAAAATACAATTTTGAAAATGCTATGGCTGCCGTAGCTGTGGGAAAGCATTTTTCCGTCTCCGATGCCCACATTCAGGAGGCTCTGCAGAAGTATGTCCCTGCCAACAATCGTTCTCAACTGATAACCCTCAATAGTAATACCATTATTCTGGATGCATACAATGCCAATCCTACCAGCATGCAACAAGCCCTTGAAAACTTTGCATCCATACCATCGGAAAATAAGGTGGCCATACTGGGCGATATGCTGGAGTTGGGGGAAGCCAGCTATGATGAACATCTTGCCATGGTGAAACTTATCAGGAGCCTGGGTTTGCAAAAAGTGATACTGGTAGGGGAAGAGTTTGGAAAAGTTAAAGACCATATCCAGGCGCTTCATTTTAAGACCAGCAGTGAAGCGGCAGAATGGATGAAAAAGCAACGGTTTGCCCATACGACCTTTCTTCTGAAAGGTTCACGTAGAATCGGTCTGGAAAAAATTCTGGAATATCAAACCGGGGGATAG
- the gldJ gene encoding gliding motility lipoprotein GldJ codes for MKKISLLNVLVCVVAGGLLLSSCSKDQSSTTGWNYNDPDWGGFERIDYAGQETGPGLVLIEGGTFTMGATEQDITYDWNNVPRRVTVKSFYMDETEISNLHYREYLYWLGRVFGTDYPEVVKRALPDTLVWRSELAYNEPYVEYYLRHPAYANYPVVGVSWLQANEYCKWRTDRVNEKILIDRGILEVNPNQVNEDNFNTDAYLIGQYEGMVKKNLPDLNPAGSGERPVRFEDGILLPDYRLPTEAEWEYAALALKGNQPYPDEERITDRRIYPWNGTSVRYPKSGSWQGEFLANFVRGQGDYMGVAGKLNDNAEITAPVDSYWPNDFGLYNMAGNVSEWVMDIYRPMTHLDADELNPFRGNVFMTKELDADGIPVEKDSLGRVKYVVEKDEDHVNRLNYKKADVRDYLDGDEISGAKYFGDPGAGVVTSLITNRARVYKGGSWADRAYYLSPGTRRYLDEAQATATIGFRCAMDRVGSPAGNYKEGGNRFKRK; via the coding sequence ATGAAAAAAATCAGCCTGCTGAATGTTTTGGTATGTGTGGTTGCAGGAGGCCTACTGCTGTCATCCTGTTCAAAAGATCAATCCTCAACCACCGGGTGGAACTACAATGACCCTGATTGGGGCGGCTTTGAAAGAATAGACTATGCCGGCCAGGAAACCGGTCCCGGCCTCGTGCTGATTGAGGGCGGCACCTTTACCATGGGAGCCACTGAGCAGGATATTACCTATGACTGGAATAACGTACCGCGCAGAGTTACGGTGAAATCCTTTTACATGGATGAAACCGAAATATCTAACCTGCACTACCGGGAGTACCTCTACTGGCTCGGTCGTGTTTTCGGAACCGATTATCCCGAAGTAGTTAAAAGAGCTCTCCCGGACACTCTTGTATGGCGCAGCGAGCTTGCCTACAACGAACCCTATGTGGAATATTACCTGCGTCATCCGGCTTATGCCAACTATCCGGTAGTGGGGGTAAGCTGGTTACAGGCTAATGAATATTGTAAATGGAGAACCGACCGCGTAAATGAAAAAATACTGATTGACAGGGGTATTCTTGAAGTCAATCCCAATCAGGTCAATGAAGACAACTTTAACACCGATGCCTATCTCATCGGACAATATGAAGGCATGGTGAAAAAAAATCTTCCTGACTTAAATCCCGCAGGCTCAGGAGAGCGGCCGGTGCGGTTTGAAGATGGCATACTGCTGCCTGACTACCGGCTGCCCACCGAGGCTGAATGGGAATATGCAGCTCTTGCCCTGAAAGGCAATCAACCTTATCCAGATGAAGAAAGAATCACTGACCGGAGAATTTACCCCTGGAACGGAACTAGCGTGCGGTATCCGAAAAGCGGCAGCTGGCAGGGTGAGTTTCTGGCCAACTTCGTGCGGGGACAAGGCGACTACATGGGTGTTGCTGGTAAGCTGAATGACAATGCTGAAATCACGGCACCTGTAGATTCTTACTGGCCCAATGACTTTGGCCTTTACAATATGGCCGGTAATGTCAGCGAATGGGTGATGGATATCTACAGACCCATGACACACCTGGATGCCGATGAGTTAAATCCCTTCCGGGGTAACGTGTTCATGACAAAGGAACTGGATGCTGACGGCATACCGGTAGAAAAAGATAGTCTCGGGAGAGTTAAATACGTGGTAGAAAAAGATGAAGATCATGTGAATCGGCTCAACTACAAAAAAGCTGATGTCAGAGATTACCTTGACGGAGATGAAATCTCCGGAGCAAAATATTTTGGTGACCCCGGCGCGGGTGTAGTGACTTCCCTAATTACCAACCGTGCTCGCGTGTACAAGGGAGGCTCCTGGGCTGACCGTGCTTACTACCTCTCTCCCGGAACCCGCAGATATCTGGATGAAGCTCAGGCTACGGCAACCATCGGCTTCCGCTGTGCCATGGATAGAGTAGGTAGCCCGGCAGGCAACTACAAGGAAGGTGGAAACCGTTTTAAAAGGAAATAA
- the porU gene encoding peptidase C25, with protein MNRFVLIALVILISADLAFADGTLRLQRKISWNDRVLPIKVSENETKNVFCFDGAVFPPEKGFQPYFSEVISTGPNQPVSVKLVNPVYRPAPSFPTPVATELIPETAEVEFYTGTIKKSQAVTVLIPALRKNPFSGNVEQLIAFELVINLSSLPTAFKRSPPFKTSSVLSTGTWYKIAVSGDRDGIYKIDYAFMKELGVNPDNLELNRFKIYGNGGGMLPEYNAEFRHDDLQENAIWVIDLNGNGWFNQGDYILFYGQSPHRWKYDSVTEKFRHRYNVYSDFTYYFINTDGSPTSKRWSSMPAENGANLTTDTYDAYEFYEKDRVNLMKSGREWYGGGNTEYFNFGISSQSYSFSFSNAAEPVFIKTAIAGRSTSQSIFFNVAVNGQLIHTHTIGKVSSDYTSSFAYEDVKESAYAAGSSQLNVTITLANPSAGEGWLNYIEINGRRKLVYEGAPLFFRDTRSVGSGNVTEFTILNAPPDIIVLDVTNPVHAFIQQYTATGNEIRFAVKTDSLREFVAFADGAGLSKPVAVGKIENQNLHAINQADMIIVTHPSLMNESLRLKSFHESRGLTTVVADIYQIYNEFSSGAQDITAIRDFVRMLYQRATDSLSLPDYLLLMGDGSYDYKDIEPNNTNLIPTYQSYASLNPLSSYVTDDYFGFLDDSEGPGTSTTDLMDIAIGRFPVSTPRQAADLVNKILHYHATAADGVTETFGNWRNVLCFVADDEDGALHMIQADNLTSFFESNYKSYNLDKIFLDAYPQQSTPGGSRYPEVNEAINRRMFSGALIMNYTGHGGINGWAHERILDITMINSWKNFDRLPLFITATCEFSKFDEPGIISAGEMVLLNPKGGAIAMVTTTRLVFAHSNFEINNNFLRDAFTPLSDRMPTIGESVMRTKNKNIDLTNKRKFVLLGDPALMLAYPKYTVVTTEINEAGAADDTLKALKKISIRGEVRDHSQNRLANFNGVVYSTIYDKATMVTSLKNDPGEPTYQFNLQKSIIYNGKASVDSGRFYFEFIIPKDIDYHFGTGKISYYSHNGYEDANGYTETAIGGTATDYVSDTDGPQLSVFMNDEKFAFGGVTNPNPLLLVKLYDQSGINTVGTGIGHDITAVLDGNTQNTFVLNEYYEADLNSYQTGKVQYPLENLPEGRHSISVKAWDTFNNSAEGYTEFVVADDAVLALKHVFNYPNPFTTNTRFLFEHNRPGENLLVTIRIMTVSGKVVKTITQEVNTSGFRVDNISWDGLDDYGDAIGRGVYIYKLHVKAPDGSVAHEFEKLVILR; from the coding sequence GTGAACCGCTTTGTCCTGATTGCCCTGGTAATTCTGATTTCCGCTGATTTAGCCTTTGCGGATGGCACCCTGCGTCTGCAGCGTAAAATATCCTGGAATGATAGGGTGCTCCCCATTAAAGTATCAGAAAACGAAACAAAAAATGTTTTTTGTTTTGACGGAGCGGTATTCCCCCCCGAAAAAGGGTTTCAACCTTACTTTTCCGAAGTAATCTCCACAGGGCCCAATCAGCCTGTGAGTGTGAAACTGGTCAATCCGGTATACAGACCTGCCCCCTCTTTTCCCACTCCGGTTGCAACGGAACTTATTCCGGAAACTGCGGAAGTAGAATTTTATACCGGCACAATAAAAAAGAGTCAGGCAGTAACTGTTTTGATACCCGCACTGAGAAAGAACCCTTTTTCCGGCAACGTGGAGCAGTTGATTGCATTTGAATTAGTGATAAATCTAAGCTCCCTGCCAACAGCCTTTAAACGCTCCCCTCCATTTAAAACCAGTTCTGTGCTCAGTACAGGCACTTGGTACAAGATAGCCGTTTCCGGAGACCGCGATGGCATCTACAAGATAGATTATGCGTTTATGAAGGAGCTGGGGGTGAATCCCGACAACCTGGAGCTAAACAGATTTAAAATATATGGTAACGGAGGCGGCATGCTGCCGGAGTATAATGCTGAGTTTCGTCATGATGATCTGCAGGAAAATGCAATATGGGTAATAGACCTAAACGGCAACGGCTGGTTCAACCAAGGAGATTATATTTTGTTTTATGGCCAAAGTCCGCACCGCTGGAAATATGATAGCGTGACTGAAAAATTCCGGCATCGTTATAATGTGTACTCTGATTTCACCTATTATTTTATCAACACAGATGGCAGCCCGACTTCCAAACGGTGGAGCTCCATGCCTGCAGAAAACGGAGCCAATCTGACAACCGACACCTATGACGCATACGAATTTTATGAGAAAGATAGAGTAAATCTGATGAAGTCAGGACGGGAATGGTACGGAGGTGGCAATACGGAGTACTTTAATTTCGGAATTTCTTCACAGAGCTACTCATTCTCTTTCTCTAATGCAGCTGAACCGGTTTTTATCAAAACAGCGATAGCCGGCAGGTCTACCAGCCAGAGCATTTTCTTTAATGTAGCCGTCAACGGTCAGTTGATACATACCCATACCATAGGAAAAGTGAGCAGTGATTACACCAGCTCCTTTGCCTACGAAGACGTGAAGGAAAGTGCTTATGCTGCCGGCAGCAGTCAGCTTAACGTTACGATTACGCTTGCAAACCCTTCTGCCGGTGAAGGATGGCTGAACTACATAGAAATAAACGGAAGAAGAAAACTTGTCTATGAAGGTGCTCCTCTTTTTTTTCGCGACACACGCTCGGTAGGCTCTGGTAATGTTACAGAATTTACTATCCTGAATGCACCTCCGGATATCATTGTACTTGATGTAACCAATCCGGTGCATGCGTTTATCCAACAATATACAGCAACCGGAAATGAAATCAGATTTGCCGTTAAAACCGACAGTCTGCGGGAGTTTGTAGCGTTCGCTGACGGTGCCGGATTATCCAAACCGGTTGCGGTAGGAAAAATAGAAAATCAGAATCTGCATGCAATCAACCAGGCTGATATGATTATTGTTACCCACCCCTCCTTGATGAACGAGTCCCTTCGGCTTAAGTCGTTTCATGAGTCAAGAGGGCTGACGACCGTGGTAGCAGACATTTATCAGATATATAATGAATTTTCGTCCGGAGCCCAGGACATCACTGCAATACGGGATTTTGTCCGTATGCTCTACCAACGTGCTACCGACTCCCTGAGCCTGCCTGACTACCTGCTGCTGATGGGGGATGGGTCTTACGATTACAAAGACATTGAGCCCAACAACACCAACCTGATTCCCACTTATCAGAGCTATGCTTCCCTGAACCCCCTGTCATCTTACGTAACCGATGATTATTTCGGTTTCCTGGACGATTCGGAAGGGCCTGGAACCAGCACGACCGATCTGATGGATATTGCCATAGGCCGTTTTCCGGTATCCACACCCAGGCAGGCAGCCGATCTGGTTAATAAAATCCTCCATTATCATGCTACTGCCGCAGATGGAGTCACAGAAACTTTTGGCAACTGGCGCAATGTGCTCTGCTTTGTTGCCGATGATGAAGACGGAGCCCTCCACATGATTCAAGCCGATAACCTGACATCGTTTTTTGAATCCAATTATAAGTCATACAACCTGGATAAAATTTTCCTGGATGCTTATCCGCAGCAGTCTACTCCGGGTGGCAGTCGTTATCCTGAGGTGAATGAAGCTATCAACCGCAGAATGTTTTCGGGAGCGTTGATTATGAACTATACCGGCCATGGTGGCATTAACGGCTGGGCCCATGAACGCATTCTGGATATCACCATGATTAACTCCTGGAAAAACTTTGACCGTCTTCCACTCTTTATCACAGCAACCTGCGAGTTCAGCAAATTTGACGAACCCGGCATCATATCAGCCGGTGAAATGGTATTGCTGAACCCCAAAGGAGGAGCAATAGCCATGGTAACCACCACCCGGCTGGTATTTGCCCACTCCAATTTTGAGATTAACAATAATTTCCTGCGCGATGCGTTTACACCGCTCTCCGACCGAATGCCTACGATTGGTGAATCCGTCATGCGCACGAAAAACAAAAATATTGACCTGACCAACAAACGCAAGTTTGTATTGCTGGGCGATCCCGCTCTTATGTTGGCTTATCCGAAATATACTGTAGTTACCACTGAAATCAATGAAGCCGGAGCCGCTGATGACACTCTTAAAGCTTTAAAGAAAATCAGCATCCGTGGCGAAGTGAGAGACCACAGCCAAAATAGACTCGCTAACTTCAACGGAGTGGTGTATTCCACCATCTATGATAAAGCAACCATGGTAACCAGCCTGAAAAATGACCCGGGTGAACCCACTTATCAATTCAACCTGCAGAAAAGCATTATCTATAATGGCAAAGCCAGCGTGGACAGCGGCCGTTTCTACTTTGAATTCATCATACCGAAAGATATTGACTATCATTTCGGAACAGGAAAAATCAGCTACTACAGCCATAACGGCTATGAAGACGCAAACGGCTATACGGAAACAGCAATCGGAGGAACAGCCACTGACTATGTATCCGACACCGATGGTCCGCAGCTGTCAGTATTTATGAATGATGAAAAGTTTGCCTTCGGAGGTGTTACGAACCCAAATCCCCTTCTGCTCGTAAAACTATATGATCAAAGCGGTATCAATACAGTTGGCACGGGAATAGGGCATGATATCACCGCTGTGCTCGATGGTAATACACAAAACACCTTCGTCTTGAACGAATACTACGAAGCCGACTTAAACAGTTACCAGACAGGAAAGGTGCAGTATCCGCTGGAAAACCTGCCGGAAGGCCGGCATTCCATCTCGGTAAAAGCCTGGGATACCTTTAACAACTCCGCTGAAGGCTATACGGAATTCGTGGTTGCCGATGATGCCGTGCTTGCCTTAAAGCATGTATTCAATTACCCGAACCCCTTTACAACAAACACACGGTTTCTTTTTGAACACAACCGACCCGGAGAAAATCTTCTGGTAACCATTCGCATTATGACCGTTTCAGGCAAGGTAGTAAAAACCATCACTCAAGAAGTGAATACATCCGGATTTCGTGTAGATAATATCAGCTGGGATGGACTGGATGACTACGGAGACGCCATTGGCAGAGGTGTATACATCTATAAGCTGCATGTAAAAGCCCCGGACGGTTCTGTAGCCCATGAATTTGAAAAGCTGGTGATTTTAAGATAA
- the porV gene encoding hypothetical protein, with the protein MKKLNLPFIFSAIILIVSAEAYAQAGGGGLRNEYPVTTSVPFLRIPPDARSGGMGDVGLATSADANAMFHNQAKLAFAHKPLGFSINFVPWLRALVNDIYLGQITGYFKPDELQAVGLSMRYFSLGEIQFTNLQGENTGQFTPHEFTVEAAYARQLVKIKKGGGFGASLGLRFIYSNLAAGQEVSSGVVVEPGMTGAADVGFAYNQDFKVGRFKTNLALGLTFTNIGGKITYTQSSEKDFIPMNFGLGFRYEFNIDDHNQINIAADVNKLLVPTPDTTDADGNGILDYREVSVASAFFTSWADAPGGAAEEFREVMWSTGLEYWYNQMFAVRAGYFHENKTKGNRHFFTAGLGLRFSVFGIDFSYLIPTSSQRQPLDNTMRFSLLFQFDNIKRKPEAQPTSSP; encoded by the coding sequence ATGAAAAAGTTGAACCTTCCCTTTATTTTTTCAGCAATTATTTTGATTGTATCTGCAGAGGCCTACGCCCAGGCCGGAGGCGGTGGACTGAGAAATGAATATCCCGTTACCACATCGGTTCCTTTCCTGCGCATACCGCCTGATGCACGTTCCGGTGGAATGGGAGATGTAGGACTGGCTACTTCCGCTGATGCCAACGCCATGTTTCATAACCAGGCGAAGCTGGCTTTTGCCCATAAACCGTTGGGATTCTCCATCAATTTCGTTCCCTGGCTGCGAGCCCTGGTAAACGACATTTACCTGGGACAGATTACCGGCTACTTTAAACCAGATGAGCTCCAGGCAGTAGGCCTCTCCATGAGATACTTTTCTTTGGGAGAAATTCAATTCACCAACCTGCAGGGAGAAAACACGGGGCAGTTTACCCCGCATGAATTTACCGTAGAAGCCGCCTACGCCCGCCAACTGGTAAAGATTAAAAAAGGGGGAGGCTTCGGTGCATCTCTCGGGTTGCGTTTCATTTATTCTAATCTGGCTGCTGGCCAGGAGGTTTCGTCCGGAGTGGTCGTAGAACCCGGAATGACCGGAGCAGCAGATGTAGGCTTTGCTTACAATCAGGACTTCAAGGTAGGTCGCTTTAAGACCAACCTTGCTCTAGGACTTACCTTTACCAACATTGGAGGAAAAATCACCTACACGCAGTCATCCGAAAAAGATTTCATACCAATGAATTTTGGCCTGGGCTTCCGCTACGAATTCAATATAGATGACCATAATCAGATTAATATAGCTGCAGATGTCAATAAACTGCTGGTTCCCACACCCGATACCACAGACGCGGATGGCAACGGCATTCTGGATTACCGTGAAGTGTCGGTAGCCTCTGCTTTTTTCACCTCCTGGGCCGATGCTCCGGGTGGCGCTGCAGAAGAGTTTCGTGAAGTAATGTGGTCCACGGGCCTGGAATACTGGTATAACCAGATGTTTGCCGTGCGTGCCGGATACTTTCACGAAAACAAAACGAAAGGCAATCGTCATTTTTTCACCGCGGGGCTGGGGCTTCGGTTCAGCGTTTTCGGTATAGATTTTTCCTATCTGATTCCCACTTCATCCCAGAGACAGCCCCTGGACAATACCATGCGGTTTTCGTTGCTGTTCCAGTTTGACAACATCAAGCGGAAACCTGAAGCCCAACCTACCAGCTCACCGTAA
- the hutH1 gene encoding histidine ammonia-lyase, with product MLPIKVYFSANMKTYSITTGYLKVDELRSVLNETFYLKLADEARQKMQACRAFLEKKMAEPGKRYYGINTGFGSLCDVEIPADQLEQLQENLLLSHACGMGSEVMPEVVKIMMILKMKGLVHGYSGVRPEVVEKLIELFNHQIYPVVWDTGSLGASGDLAPLAHLALPIIGRGSVRYKGELMKAEEAMRKAGVEPLRLKAKEGLALINGTQFMSAWGCWSILESQRVVQLADLTAAISVDAFNCQSEPFHEAVHKVRPFKGQMESAKNVLEFLKGSEIARQPKHNIQDPYSFRCVPQVHGAVRGVIEHVEQVFETEINSVTDNPLIFPEEDKILSGGNFHGEPLALAIDYLGMGMSELASISERRTFQLISGKRGLPPFLIEHSGLNSGLMIPQYTAAAIVSMNKQLATPASVDTITSSDGQEDHVSMGANAAVKCYKIVYNIEKVLAIEFLTAMQALDLRKPLKSSPLIEEIKSQYRKIVPFHDKDRYLYDDIQVTVDFMRGLRLDNT from the coding sequence ATGTTACCGATAAAGGTGTATTTTTCAGCCAATATGAAAACCTACTCCATCACAACGGGCTACCTGAAAGTGGACGAACTGCGCAGCGTACTCAATGAAACCTTTTATTTAAAACTGGCAGATGAGGCGCGTCAGAAAATGCAAGCCTGCCGGGCATTTCTGGAAAAGAAAATGGCGGAGCCGGGAAAGCGCTACTACGGCATCAACACCGGCTTCGGCTCACTGTGTGATGTGGAAATTCCCGCTGACCAATTGGAGCAGTTGCAGGAAAACCTGCTGCTTTCGCATGCCTGCGGGATGGGCAGTGAGGTGATGCCGGAAGTAGTAAAAATCATGATGATTTTAAAAATGAAGGGGCTGGTGCACGGGTATTCCGGTGTGCGCCCGGAGGTAGTGGAGAAGCTGATTGAGTTGTTCAATCATCAAATCTATCCGGTGGTGTGGGACACAGGCTCGCTGGGCGCATCAGGCGATTTAGCTCCGCTGGCGCATCTTGCGCTGCCGATAATTGGCAGGGGCAGCGTGCGCTACAAGGGAGAGCTGATGAAGGCAGAGGAAGCAATGCGGAAAGCCGGAGTGGAGCCGCTCAGGCTGAAAGCAAAGGAAGGTCTTGCCCTCATCAACGGCACGCAGTTTATGAGCGCTTGGGGATGCTGGTCCATTCTGGAGTCGCAGCGTGTGGTGCAACTTGCTGATTTGACGGCAGCCATTTCGGTGGATGCATTCAACTGTCAGAGCGAGCCATTCCACGAGGCGGTGCACAAGGTGCGTCCGTTCAAAGGACAGATGGAATCTGCGAAAAACGTGCTGGAATTCTTGAAGGGCAGTGAAATAGCCCGGCAGCCCAAGCACAACATACAGGATCCGTATTCTTTCCGCTGTGTGCCGCAGGTGCATGGTGCAGTGCGCGGGGTGATAGAACATGTGGAGCAGGTGTTTGAAACAGAAATCAATTCGGTTACCGATAATCCTTTGATTTTTCCGGAGGAAGACAAAATCCTTTCCGGAGGAAATTTTCATGGCGAGCCGCTGGCATTGGCGATTGATTATCTGGGCATGGGCATGTCAGAACTTGCCAGTATCTCCGAACGCAGAACGTTTCAGCTTATTTCCGGCAAGAGAGGCCTGCCACCCTTCCTGATTGAACATTCCGGCTTGAATTCCGGACTGATGATTCCGCAATACACAGCCGCAGCCATTGTGAGTATGAACAAGCAGCTCGCCACACCTGCATCTGTGGACACAATTACCTCTTCTGACGGACAGGAAGACCATGTGAGCATGGGCGCGAATGCAGCCGTGAAATGCTACAAGATCGTGTACAACATTGAAAAGGTACTGGCGATAGAATTTCTCACTGCGATGCAGGCGCTGGATTTGCGCAAGCCGCTTAAGAGCTCACCGCTGATAGAAGAAATCAAATCGCAATATCGCAAGATTGTACCCTTCCACGACAAAGACCGCTACCTGTATGACGACATACAGGTGACGGTGGATTTTATGCGGGGACTTAGGCTGGACAATACATAA